CGGGGTGGTTGACGGCGGCCAGCGCCTGTGCCTTGAAAGCACGTGCCGCCGCTGATAATTCGTGACGTACCGGGTCGACACTGAGATCGGCCGGACACTCGTCGCCCCACAGCGTCACCTCGGTGTGACCCTGCTCCAACGCGCCGAGAACGCCCCGCCGCACGCGCTCGTCGCTGTTGAACAGATCGGCGGCCACCGCAACCGTCTGCGGATGCGGGCGGTCCTCCCAGGACTCCAGCACCGATTCCAGGGCCATGGTCTCCACCCCGAGAATCGCCAGCGGCCGGACGTCCTCGTCGGCGCCGATCAGCACCGTGACGTCCCACCCGGCCATCACCCGGTCGACCAGCCAGCCACCGGCGAACCGGACTGCGTCAACCACACAGGGGGCGACCACATCGAGTCGGTACCGCATGTCGTCCTCCAATCTCACAGGTCGACCGCCCCGTTGCGGCCGACCGGCTGCTCGATCTCCCGCCCCAGCATCTCCGCGTAGGCCGTGAACACTTCCTCCAACGGAAGCGAGGGATCGAGTAGCCATGAGGTCTCCATTCCATTGACGAATGCCAGGATCTCCACGGCCTTGATGGCCGCGTCGAAGTCGGTGCGGTAGCGGCCGGCGAGCTGGCCGCGCTTGATGATGTCGGTGACGATGTCCCGCGCAGCCTGTTGCCGTTTCAGCAAACGATCGTGCAGCGGAGCATCGGGCTGGATGTTCTCCACCAGCAGCACCGTGAAGGTGCCGACCAACTCAGGCGCCCGGACGAACCGCTCGGCAACCCGTTTGATCTCCTCCGCAAGATCGCCGGACCGGTCCGCATGGGTGTCGTCATCGAGATCGCGGGCATCGAGCACCGCGTTGAGCAGGTGTTCCTTGGACTCGAAGTGGTGCAACAGACCGGCCGGGGTGACTCCGACCTCCCGGGCGATCTGGGCTAGCGAGGTGTTTCGCCAGCCGTTGCGGGCCAGCAGCTTCTCGGCCGCAGAAAGTATCCGCTGCCTGCGGTCTTCCCCTTTGGCCAGGAGCGTCTCGTAGGGGCGCACGCCCCCAGAAGACGCCTCTGCCCCTGCCACTGATGTCACCGAACTCCTTCGTCCAACCAACCTAGTGAACACACAGTAGGTTGGTTGACGGGGTTGTGACAAGGGTCTCAGGAAAAGAATTTCCCGACGGGCGTCACAAGGGCCGACCGGGCCGGTCAGAGACCCAGCGACTTGGCGATGATCACCTTCATGACCTCGCTGGTACCCGCGTAGATGCGCGCCACCCGGGCGTCCGTGTAGAGCCGCGCGATGGGGTACTCCATCATGTAGCCGTACCCGCCGAAGAGCTGCAGGCAACGATCGATGACTCGCGCCTGCATCTCCGTGCAGAACAATTTCACCCGCGCGGCGTCGGCGCCGGACAGGTCGCCGTCGACGTGCAGGGCCACCGCCCGGTCGAGCATCGCCTGGGCCGCTTCCACCTCCGTCGAGCACGCCGCGAGTTCGAACTTGGTGTTCTGAAACGACGCCACCGGCTGGCCGAATGCCTTGCGGTCCTTGGTGTATCCGATCGCCGCGGCGATCGCCGAGCGGGCCTGGGCCACCGAGCCCACGGCCACGGTGAGACGTTCCTGGGCCAGGTTGTGGCCGAGGTAGCTGAAGGCATCACCCTCCTCGCCCAGCACGTTGGCCACGGGTACCCGGACGTCGGTGAACGACAGTTCCGCGGTGTCCTGCACCTTGCAGCCCATCTTCTCCAGCTCGCGGCCCCGCTCGAAGCCCGCCATGCCGTCCTCGACGACCAGCAGTGTCAGCCCCTTGCGCCGGTTCTCCGGGTCGGTCGACGTCCGGGCCACCACGACCACCAGGTCGGCCTGGATGCCGCCGGTGATGAAGGTCTTGGCTCCGTTGAGCACGTACTCGTCCCCGTCGCGGACCGCGCTGGTGCGCATGCCGGCCAGATCCGAACCCGTTCCCGGCTCGGTCATCGCGACCGCGGTCAGCAGGGTTCCCGCGGCCAGCCCCGGGAACCAGCGCTGCCGCTGCTCCTCATTCGCGTAGTGCAGGAAGTAC
The genomic region above belongs to Mycolicibacterium sp. HK-90 and contains:
- a CDS encoding TetR/AcrR family transcriptional regulator, with the protein product MRPYETLLAKGEDRRQRILSAAEKLLARNGWRNTSLAQIAREVGVTPAGLLHHFESKEHLLNAVLDARDLDDDTHADRSGDLAEEIKRVAERFVRAPELVGTFTVLLVENIQPDAPLHDRLLKRQQAARDIVTDIIKRGQLAGRYRTDFDAAIKAVEILAFVNGMETSWLLDPSLPLEEVFTAYAEMLGREIEQPVGRNGAVDL
- a CDS encoding acyl-CoA dehydrogenase family protein encodes the protein MQRNLFTEDHEAFRALARDFIEKEVVPAYPEWEKGGRMPRDVFKQMGELGMLGMAIPEEYGGAGIDDYRYNVVLQEEAARALVTLSTVRTQLEVILPYFLHYANEEQRQRWFPGLAAGTLLTAVAMTEPGTGSDLAGMRTSAVRDGDEYVLNGAKTFITGGIQADLVVVVARTSTDPENRRKGLTLLVVEDGMAGFERGRELEKMGCKVQDTAELSFTDVRVPVANVLGEEGDAFSYLGHNLAQERLTVAVGSVAQARSAIAAAIGYTKDRKAFGQPVASFQNTKFELAACSTEVEAAQAMLDRAVALHVDGDLSGADAARVKLFCTEMQARVIDRCLQLFGGYGYMMEYPIARLYTDARVARIYAGTSEVMKVIIAKSLGL